The DNA sequence ctgattaaattcctaaagttgctaactaaattccttaaagatccttgaaaacatttcatttgcattcataacattgcataacaggtttcctatgatgggtttctcatccttcctcactgtttatttcagcatcatgaatctcgaacaatcagttaaggatcttcaAGCTCAAAACaccgagttccaagccttgattctgaatttgtccaaagggcaagaagagctgaaagccatgttgactagaaagaagaagaaaaagggtaagaagactcgagtaaaaaagcttagaccaatcttgcaactcagggatgctgaaacctctgaagacagtgatgaggatgagcaagatgataatgctagtatcaaaaccgatgcaaaaagtaaccacgattctgccaaactctctgaagaagaagaggactattaccataagggcgaacatcccgatgacaaataccagatgttagaagagcgtctgagaagtgtggaaattcagaaggtacctgggctggattttgaagagcttggacttgtgcctggggtcgttattcctccaaaattcaaaactcccgcctttgctaagtatgatggagtctcttgtcctaaactacacttgaggtcttatgtaaggaagattcagcctcacactactgataagaggctctggatccatttctttcaggaaagcttatctggaactcaactcgaatggtattatcaactggaaagtaccaacatccatacctgggaagatttagttgttgctttctataagcaataccaatataattccgatctcgcaccaactcgcatgcaactacaaaccatgtccatgggacctaaagaaagtttcaaggagtatgctcaaaagtggagagatctagctggaagagtcaaaccctccttagctgacagagaattggtcgatatatttatgagtacactgactggtcctttctatagtcatttattggggagttcatcatctggattcactgaactcatactgattggggaacgtgtcgagagtggtattcgaagtggtaagattcaaatggCTACATCCttaggtactacaaagaagcattctaatgggaggtcagattccaatgttgtgtatgggcagaaaagtataagccatgatcaatctattggggcagttctgagctccacaccggcgcctcaacagggtcgtcaaaacaaacaagataaacccagacgtcaattcacaaagatcaatatgtcgctagctcaagccttacaacatctgcaaaaggcaaatttgatcactctgagggatcctcctaaaaatcctaacacttctgctcctagttacaagcccaatgcgaggtgcgcatatcactccaatagccctgggcatgatacgaatgattgttggccattgaagaacaagattcaagacatgatcgatgctggtgaaattgaattctatcatcccaagactcctgtggtgatcactactcctatgcctaatcacaaaaagattgattaatacctagaaggatgaactttttagatcattagatttactttcatttgcaatttctattctgtttgtttaaacactccaattatgatagacattatttgttttaataatcatcatcagtgcattgcatatgtttgtcttgaataaattatttcgctatcactctttttaaattatgtcgttactctgcatatgttttgtgatactcaactcctgctaagctgtaagccttttaagggaggatgacgaaaacgataccgcaacctcatacagtatgcttttgagcggaccatgctgacgatgtacaggcattgtttcaattcctaaatagtggagatataaggatgttaatccctcgtcaacccctttgagcctaagaagtagaagtttctttcttgtactaattaaaacccttgatcataacctggggcagggtagtgctcagttaatttggttgtgcattctattttaagagaatcattcagtacacctttcaacaaaggtttcaatcacaagcgttcgtccgcacacatcaaagaagtgttggagatgtcaatcaaaagccaatgatggttcatcaatcattaagcaaggcagtcaatatctttcaaaaaaagaaaaaaaaaatgaaaaaacatatatacaaagaaaagcctgctaagtcaaaaatcacaaagaagacttaggcaaaaatcaaggcatcccgctgactgtaagctcaaaatagacagttcaggcaaaagttagggatatcaaaagatggaaaaagagaagtcaataaattcctgaacaacacaatattgtgactaccaaaaggaagaagcgaCTGTCATCTCAaaggttctctttgcttgtgaaccatcatcattatcaaaggcgcaaatccaaaagtctcttggaacctgaatgcataagtcgaaccaactgagcttaggaatgaagaacatcacgaagaaggggatgggtataaataaactttgagcctttatcttttgtttcttaaaaccgtgaaccaagccacgttacaacccttgaaagtcctaactgaagcatggttaggtcgaaagcatactgtcaccaaaaaggtatcccgactccttaaggtttactaaaatgctgagtggatatttcgcttctacaaaaaatagcatgttttacaaatatcacgctttcacatctcttgttttaatgtttttttttaaaaaactcaagacaaacgtatgcattgcatctcatgaattcattattaaacatattctgctacgtaatttcaaatgttagcatcagaataaatttgcacagggtatggctaatgactgaaagttatcccgacaaacaaaatcactccaagaagccatgtctcttacgtatacaaggggcatgacatgttttgcccaatcaatctggggcaatcaagtcaagattcgaagaatctctcaaaatgccaaaagtcaaaggcattcatcccaagtggacttcaaactatttcccgatcaatttggggcaatcaagtcaagattccgagaatctctcatggatgctcgaacaatcaggggcatacatccaagtatatctaaagctagtccccaatcaacatgggacactgtcttgagcctatgattactgggggcatatcgcccatagtgtacatctcataaagccctcgcgaggcgaatctttccaaagatcctactagcaggggcaaatctatgcaagtctagttttacatctttatcaaatactcagtggcatgtcctaatcaaatccaggaatggtagtcactataatactgggggaaatattcaaggcatccatgccttcccgcaattccgatttcacaaaatcatatccccacagaacaATCCtctagaagatatcttcaaacatactcggcccgacaaagacatggctccccaacagagtttacatcttcaatacCACCTGTTCTCCgacactttgttcttctccaacatggcttactagtatctttcatccccagtcaggatccatcaaattactattcatccccaaacagaaattataaatccccagctgagcatcttcaagacgaaatcaaacatcaaaatcacaaagacctggaaatttattttctcgactaaatcatatttgcatatcatatgacacaaacatattcatacatcatatacatcactgcataacaaatccataacatacaaagtttctcatttattttgagatactcattacataaacacatgcatcataacataagaaaactaacctctacttttcaggataccactatctccatttacaagagttaagtcgacacctctgacggttccttaacaacctattttcaagtattaagtcgatacctttgacggttccttaatatatcaagagttaagtcgacacctttgacggttccttaacgacacacttcagatataagtcgacacctttgacgggtgcttatacaatctatctacatatctgagtcgatacctttgacggtgcctcaatgatatgcttcaaagttaagtcgacacctttgacggttccttaacaacccacatcaagagttaagtcgataccttggacggttccttaacgacgtatttcaaatttaagtcgatacctttgacggttccttaaataacccaacacagacttgagtcgacacctttgacggttcctcaacattcaaacaaaaaagagaagacggcaaaagcagaaatttcgcaacaatccatactccagcaactatcagatggcatctacaagcccatctccgacaaaagtccctccttcagctagggcaaatttcttagtattctagtgttcaatcaccttctaccttcagataccgactggcatacaaaccactctacatcttcaggtctaagataattgaacaggggcagctgtcataccccaaaatttgcccgcatatgtTTTCGTATGTCGTGTCATTTCAAGTAACTGACATAATACGACCGGTTAGGTAGTAAGGTTTGCAAGTCCCGGGTTCAAAGCCCACTTCTAACTTTCTTTTCTCAttcatttatttacttatttgtttataactttatattaatttttgttctttttatttacataaatattaatttttgttttttagttaaatcatcattttatatattatcaccaaaataaataaatacatgtgtttctgttaatattataaaataaccCAAACTAGTTTAGCTGAATCAAgcccattattattttttacctAATTTTCTTGCTTATATAAACTAACAAAAACACACAAGAGGGGAGGCGGGTACAAAACcttacacttgaaagaaaagatATCGACCAACAATTAACCCTTACGCCGACACTGAACCTCTCTTACGCACACTCAACCATTCTTACCAATTTTCCATTCATACTAACCAATCTGTTActataaaaataatattcatcCATCATCAACACTTTCTTTTGGAACGTATCATTAAGAGACAATAAGACAAATCGACAAAGGGACATCGTTAAAGCCTCTATCAGAAAAGTTTTGTGTTTGTTCATTCCAATTGAAAAGCAGAAGAATGGAATCCAAGTCGCTGCCGTCACCAATCTAAGACCTGTGATCTCCGATCACCACCATGCACCTTTTGCTGGCGAACCTCTCTCCGACCAGTAGCGTCACCGTGTCAACACCGAATCTGCAACGACAACCACAACTTGCCTTCTTTACGGTACGTTCTTCACGTGAGTTCCACTTAGCTATGTTTTCTTCTTTTAGATTTGATTGTTGGCATGATGAGAGGAAGATGAATATAAAGTAAAAGAGAACGATTTTTACGGCGTTACtgtaaaagaaagaaagaggTGAGTTCTAAGTTTCTGTTCTTTTTCTTgctatattttctcttttttctttaataCATGGTGGAAGAAGTCAATAGCACTCTAACtattataactttttttaaaaactaaaaatcttAATTAGGATGCACGTGGTGTCCTTGTTTTtctttatgaatattttttccttttatctttagttttattattattattatttattaatttattgatTATTACTAAATTAAATCAAAGTTTTGTAGAGTCGGCCCAGGTATGTTTCTatcaatattttttctcttttattgcaCATTAGTCATGTAATCTAAATTTAGttcattaaattaattaagtttaattaggccatttaaatttatttttataggtatataaacaaacaaaagaaaaatgttTCCCTTCATTAGGTTAGCAAATTATCTTCATTAgttcattaaatttaattttgttgAGATTAATTTAGgttgttttattaaaaaatataaaaactcaaaaaaaaatatgttcttAACTCTTTGAATTAAATCATTAGCTTTAGCCCTTAAATATTTGTAATTTTCAGATTAAATTAAAATGTTCATAACGCCACTTACATGTACATATTTTGTAATtcataaactaaaaaaattaaaaatacaaaacaacATATATTAGATTAATTAGTCATAAACTAGATAGTTGTTTTAACTTTAGTCATTTCTTTTAGGATTTAATATAATTCTTAGATTTCTTTGTTAATTTTAATCATACTCGTTCATATTTTGAGCATTTGCCATACATTACCCTATATCCGTACTAACCACTTTCTTGTTGATTGCGAGATACTACCATCGGCCACGCCTATTACAAAGCTAAGTTCTGATCTAAgccttatttaaatttttatttattttaaggttTGTCTTTTATTTGAAAAAGAACTGTCCATACACTCACGTCCTATTATCTTCTGTCAATTCtaagatggtcagagtcaatgctcaaggcaaCCTCCGGCTGTCAaacttcatcaatcgaagctaagtttctttcatattttttatctttttttcttttgtccttATAttcttgattagggttaaccatacCTGTTCccgaatcgataatgcactcaccccttcgtgtttatttttccttttccaattttcagggttagccaaccagtcaaagctcgaatgttcggtaacccagaaattcatctttttattttattttctcttttaattattacttgtgtcagatCTATTACATTattgatccgctggtttctttttccccctccccatattattgtgtggttagtaatttagggagtgcaagccttgaactgaattagcatcactaattataagataaataactgaattgaaccacgtgattggtgcacacacgcacgcttttgggtaacctctctgttgccttgttgcctgttgccttgtgtttttttgcagaataagccaagtccctcgaatacgaggatacctcagccatgttgcctcgataaaaaggtcacgaccctaaatgatgctgccttcgatacacaaatgacctcgaccctcggaagttgcctacggaaaaaggctgaggtatcttctggttgcctaacgaaaatggcttattctgattcttgccttagactacctgcccttctatggcatgggacagtctcatggcaaaggatgcttcgacgacccttcaacctccaaacgaaaggcttcctgccctcttatggcaaggatagaccctttcattctgaaaggctaaaaagagacctatcatctgagtttaaggtaattgcccctaattgccttgcaatgctcaaactttcattatattctttctcataatttttcaaactggctacgctcatttacgagctaaagtccacttttttctttcatctaccttttttaaaaaaaacaaacgagcaagcaaagcaattaagagcccatggaaaaccatggatgcaaagggtgccttacactttccctttgcataaattacccccgaacttagatttcttttaaaaggttttttttctgtttctttttgcctttccgaacctgtttggataaaataaaagtcggtggcgactcttgcttaccgcgacatttcgattattaaaaagtcagttcaccgtattacacggcCTTATGACCTGAGCTAGATAAAACACATAACTAGATTACATGTCAAGAGATCCATACATGCAAATGCAAACATCATAACTAATCAAAGGATAAACTCAATGGATTGACatttaacaaataaaaaactCAATCATTAAAGGAATTTTGAATACATTTAGCAGCAAACTATAGGCACAAAAACATACGCTTTATGAAACTACATTCTGCAAATTGTAACAACTTTTCAAATTTgaagaataaacaaaaaaaaacaggtatgaatcaaaatagaaattcaAATTTGAATAGTGTATCATGAAATTTAGTGTAAAATCAATAGTAATATATGTAAGGTTTTAACTAGTATATAGAGGAAATATGTTGTCAGTGACATGCATTGATGAGATTTGTATTCTAATTATAGTTAAGAAAATTGTAGAGTTCTATTATAAGATATACTTATTTAGTCATTCATCTAAATTAAACTTAAACTAAGTTTAAACAAGGCCCTATGAAATATGATTTCGTTGTTGTTTTAATTGTAAACAAGTGAGTCATTCTGATGAAGAGAATTAAAAATGCTAGCTAAGGATGATGCATttaaagaaataatgaaaatagCTCTTTTGACATTGTCATTGTTTTTGGAAATGCAAGACAATTGTTCACTTCAAGAATCTTTTTTATCCTTGTTAACAAGACTAATACAAATTCTaggaaataaaaatagaaaagatttccCTCAGGCATGAATATTCTAGTGAGTAAGATAAGAGAGTTTGGCAGTGAATGAAAAAGAGAGACAAATACCATCTTCACGTGCACTTCCATCAGCATCAACTGGAGCAGATTCTAAGATGTCCATTGAGTTTGCAACAAGGTCATCAATACGGGATATGTTAAGCATACGCATGTGACTGTTTTTATCTTCCACTCGCGGTACATACAGTTTTTTACCGCCTGCATTTGGTCATATCATCTTAACAAATCAAACTCATATATATGTAGCATTAATATTTCTTATTACAGGCGTGTTTGGTGTCCGAGTTCCACATATATCGGTGTCAGACACCAATACGGCATGTCAGTGTGGTGTTCGTGTCTGTCAATGATAATTTCCAAATGATTGTAATTAAATAACAAGAGAATGAATTGTTTAACGACATACCATTGGGCTGAGGTTGCAAAATGTGTGACAAGAGTTTGAAAGTATCGACTTCCTGTAGAGCATTGCAACTTATGTATGCGCATAACCTAAGACTTGATTTGAACCACGGAGCTCCCAAAATTATGTCCTGAATAGCGTTGTCGGAACAAGAAACGATTGTGTGGGAATAAAAAAAGAGCGACCAAAGATTAAATTGTATTGTACCTTGTTGAGATCTGAGGGAGGGGTCAATGGCCTTGAGGGTTTTTCTGAGCTGAGTACGGAGAGTTCGCTTCTGTTTGAAAATGGCGTCCAATTCATCTTAGTTCTGTTTGGAAATGGTTTTCCCAATTAGACCCTAATAGTCAATAACAAACTAAGCTTGATCATTAAGTTGGCTAGTAACAAAAGTATGTGATTTCCATTTTGCTTAATGCTCATAAGTTTGATCATTACCACTAGTGTCCAGCCTAAGAGGTCGATGGGTTGTGAGTACCGTAAACCCCGACTACCGATTTTAATGACTACTGATAAAAAAATATCTAGGCTGAAAAATTACAAATATACTAGACATTATTAGGAACGTAAGTTAGAGGTGTGTCAAAATAAGAAGGGCTCCAACCAAACTCACAGTATGACTTGATGAAGTATAAATTGTGATTTGTTGGCATTGTAAAACTGTCTAAACCAACAATGTATCAAAAGTAAAATCTTTAATCAGATTAAATAATAGAAATATAAATTGAAGTATAACAAAAAACAGATAGCATACCTTGATTGCATCAGAGTTATAAGCATTCCTAAACCTGTCCACTAAAGAGGCATAAAAGGGCTTGGCTCTTTGAGGCACCATTACCACATTGAAATCTGGCTTGTTACCCTTCAAGAATGCATACTACATAAACTGACTCACTGTACAAACCCATAATCAGACAGTTAGaccatgtttggataaacaacttaattaagcaTAACCAAACATTATCATATAATTACGTATAGCATAAGGTCTTGTTtggataaataattaatttataacttATAGCGTAAGCAATGTGGTTACATACTTTACCCAGTAAATATATAAAACGAACTattgatttgaaattcgaaggagaAATAGAATCAAACATGTAATCCGTGTCAGCATCAGAGTCAGAATTCCAACAGGAATGAGAAGGCTGAGACCGATTTCCGATACGGGACTTCGACATCTCAAGAAAATTGAGAACCAATCGACTCAGATAAGtaaataaaaacaccaaataaaaacttttagatctcaaaacctaacaaaccTAGAGCAATAAAATCAACAACAGCGAGTAAATCGAGTTGTAAAAAATTAACCTAAATCGAGTAGTAAAAAATAAAGGAATCGAATAGAGTGATTTGAGCTTCGAATTGAAAGCTTGAGGTAAAGAATCAACTAAATCTGAAACGAAACAAGAACTTGAAGAAAAATCGAACCTTATAGTGAAGAAAACGAAGCTAAAGTTTCACCGATCTTGGAAGTTTGCATCAGATTCGCGATTCAACGAAGCGAAACGATCTAGATTCTGACGAGAGCGAGAGAAATTTTTGGATTTCAATAAGAGTATAGATTGATAGCGAAATTGTTTCGAGTTATGTGAAAACGAGATCGAGATCGAGGAGTTgtgtagagagagaaagaggagaaactgagaaaaagagaaaggggacattttttttaatattaaaaaaaaaaaggatatttTTAAGTTTGTAAACGTAATAGTATATAATTAGTAGtaataattttcaaaaagaaATAACTATTCAGTTAAAACTCACTTTTATAACTTCGGATTAACCACTAAAACAATCTGTAGCTAATTTATGGTAGCTAATTTaatattttcttgtagtgttaaacttcctttatccgaTTCAAACATTCTCTAGTGTCTTTGTTTTGTAAGGATTGCACCTCTAGTGCGTGCTTTATTAATAAATTgcctataaaaaaaaaactaagtcaCATATATTAGGTTCTATTTAAAATGGAGATTATTAACTCATCTCCATTTTTCTTGTACTAATAATTTTTCATTAGTTGTTATggtttataacttttttttttttttgtgaattaaTGCTGTACATGACCATTAATCTAGAATTGCTGAAgagattaaatatttaatattattttcaatatTGTAATAATTGGAACTGTTTTCATTTATATtggtaatttaatttatttaatttggatTATGCTACTGAATAGGTGAATTTGAGTTTTTAAAATAATGTTTGAGTTTGTTTAATAAATATTCAGTgtataaaaattaacaaaaatattaaatatattattattatatcactATTAATTAAGTCTCACCATAAGTTTTTGATCTTTGTTATTtacaaaatttgtaacaaataaaataaaaatatgggcATTGCcatttcaaatgttttttaattatgagcaagaaatatgttttttttttctaaactgggagtataatttaatttgaaaacaaatgtcttgatgATATAGTTTGTATGTTGATATATTATTTTAGTAGTTTTTAATCATGTTGATCACTAAAGTCATCAcagaatttaaatttttattaattattaagattttttttagaGTAATACAGAATACAATCAGTTAGATtccaataaaataacataaatatatctCTTAATAATGAGATGATTATTGACTTATGAAcaatttgtttttatgttttgatCCTTCTATACCTAAActtttcattaattttaattCCATTTCAAAtggataatttaaaatataaatactttatatagaaattaatttataatatagtttaatagTCTTTCCTCTTATTTATTGTTATACTATATACTTAAATTTTACATATATTAGGAATTAATATTCTATTTATatgttattaaatttttttatatagaaagGTATTagatactttatttttatattctaaaaataaattagcagcattaattaattttaatgttttaaaataatacaattaaaatTGAGAATAGGAAAAAAATACAGActttcctttttgttttgtttgacaaaACATTGAACAATATACCTAAATCaaattcataaaattaaaaaaatattgatatttttatcATATAGTTATCCACTACAGAAATACCCATTTCACATATTTCTATTTATTTACAGCCATTAGGAAAACACACATAAACTCAAACCCTTTTACACACAGAGCCTTAGCTCTATACGGAACTATGGTGCAATGCTAAACATTCATTTCTACCCCATACAAACCTTATGAATCCCACAATCACATTCGAATCTCCCCCATTCATTTCATTAAACTCACTATTTCCTCCCTCCCAACCAAATTAAAACCCCTTTATAATTCTCAGTTtcaccaaattttattttattttgctattAACGTTcaacaaattttcatttttttcattcatttgattTTCTCTTGAAACTTTTTGGCTcttattttcattttcttcattcatctgattttctcttgaaattttttggctcttattttctttaaatgaaaaatgataGGGCAGTTCAGATCTTGCAACAGACCCCTCGAAATTACACTGCTTCTTGGCATTGTCAATCATCTTACATGCTGCAAAATCCGACGGTGTTTTCTCGACCGCCAACTTTCAACGCTCATCCTCCGTGTCCCGTGAATTACACAGGCCGGGTTAAATGGAATCGCAACGACAAATTCCGTGTAAACCTTAACAACTCATCGAAGACGAACCGATTCACTAGCAAGGTTCGACGATTTCACTTTCCAAAGAGAAGGTTTACAGGCGGTAGACGTATTTCCGCTCCGTTCGCTCCACACAATACGACATCATTCATAATCCGTGCGAAGAAGTCCGGCGGCCTAGCTTCTCTAATGTCTCCTTGTGTGAAGACTCCGGCGGTTTTGACAACGCCAATATTGTCGCCGTCGACAGAGGTAGTAGTCGAGATGGCTAAGGAAAAATGGGGAGTTGATGGATACGACACGATGAATGGCCTAATTTGTGTCCGGTCAAGGAAAGAAAGTTTCGACGGAATGGAAAGCAATGGCAGTGAGCAATTTGAAGTCAAGAAGACATTGAACAATGACTTGAGCACCAGGTTTGAGATGATATGTCCAAGTGAGTATAGTTTAGAGAATAGGGTTGATGAACATGAATTACAAA is a window from the Vicia villosa cultivar HV-30 ecotype Madison, WI unplaced genomic scaffold, Vvil1.0 ctg.000878F_1_1, whole genome shotgun sequence genome containing:
- the LOC131631864 gene encoding 5-formyltetrahydrofolate cyclo-ligase, mitochondrial-like codes for the protein MLITLMQSRTKMNWTPFSNRSELSVLSSEKPSRPLTPPSDLNKDIILGAPWFKSSLRLCAYISCNALQEVDTFKLLSHILQPQPNGGKKLYVPRVEDKNSHMRMLNISRIDDLVANSMDILESAPVDADGSAREDGICLSFSFTAKLSYLTH